GAGGAAGCAGTGAAAGAGAGCAAGCGTTTCAAGGCTATCAAGGTCAAGGTCGATCGGCGTATTGAGCATGACCTTGAACAGGCCGTCGCCAAGGTGAAGGAGTGCGCGACGGCGAAGTTCGATGAGACGGTCGAAATCCACATCAACCTCGGCGTCGATCCGCGCAAAGCCGATCAGATGATCCGCGGGACCGCCAGCCTGCCGCACGGCATCGGCAAGACCGTCCGGCTGCTCGTGCTGGCTCGCGAAGAGAAGGCCAAGGAAGCCCTCGAAGCCGGCGCTGACCATGCCGGGCTCGACGAGTTCATTGAGAAGATTCAAGGCGGCTGGACGGACATCGATTCGATCATTGCGACGCCCGATGTGATGCCGCAGGTCGGAAAGGTCGGAAAGATCCTTGGCCCGCGAGGTCTTATGCCGAATCCCAAGACCGGCACGGTGACAGCCGACGTCGCTGGAGCGGTAAGAGAGGTCAAAGCCGGGAGGCTCAGTTTTCGCGTCGATAAGACCGGCATCCTCCACATCCCGGTCGGCAAGGCGTCGTTCGATAAAGTGAAACTGGTGGAAAACATCCAGTCGCTTTTGGGGACGATCCAGCGCTTGAAGCCTTCGACCGCCAAAGGGCAGTATGTGAAGGCGATCACGCTCACTTCGACGATGGGCCCCGGCGTCAAGGTGAGCCGCGCGTCGGCGGGAGTGAAGTAGTCTTTTAACTGGTTGGGGCGCGATTTATCGCGCCCGATATGCTTTGAATGTCCACCAGATAGGTAAAACCTATGGACCGACTGAACCGTCAGATCACCCGCAAACTGACCCTTGACGACCTGAGGGACGACTACGGCTATGTCGATGCAACGCCGGAAGAGCGCATAGGGATGGTGTGGGATCTGACCGTTGAGCATTACTCCAAATTGGGGTATGATATGAGTCAACCGTTACAAAGGCATGTTACCAAAGTAATCCGCAGGAAACCCCGAGAGCAAAAATGAAAGGCATCAGTTACATCGTCGATGAGGAGGGGAGGCGGAGGGGACTACGGATCGACTGCCCCGACCTGTCCAAAGACGAGTTGGAGGACCTCGAAGATTCGATCGTCACCCTCCTGCGGCGGCACGAACCGACAGTTCCGTGGGAGGTGCTAGCGGCAAGAATTCCTAGTATTTTGGGTTGCAATTGATGAGTAATCCATCCACTGCAACTAAGCCTAAGGCGCTTTGGGAGAATGCCGTTGACATTCTTAGAGAGAAGAAGTCGCCAATGACAAAATCTGAATTATGGAATGAAATTAAATCCAGGGGACTTTATACTGGAGAAGGCCTAACTCCTTGGCAAACATTATCATCGGGAATATTATGGCATTGCGCAAATGTTGAATCAACACGTAAATTCGAATTGGTCTTTTATCGTGTTGCAAGTCGATATGGTTTGTTGGAGTGGCTGGAACAGAACAAGGAAGAGATATTTGGCACATACGTCCCAATTACTGCATCGGATACTGAGCTTGACAAATTTATAACCGAAATGAGAGTTAATATTGAGAATGCTGTTATCGACTTCATTGATAGAATCATTAAATCTGATAAGAAAGGAGAAGGATTTCAAAGTCTATGCGCAATTGCACTGAAAACAATGGGTTATCAAGAGGTTACAGTGAATGGAAAGGGGGGTGATAGGGGCATTGATTTGATTGCAGAATATAGATCTGGGCCAATAGTAACCGTTGCAATCGCACAGTGCAAGGGCCACAAGCGCCCAATAGGCCCTGATGTAGTGCGCGAGTTAAATGGGACGAGCGAGAAGGATATGTCAATACATAGCAGGATATTCTTTTCTGCCAACGGATTTACCAAAGCAGCACTTGAAGAAGCAGAGAAGTGTGGCATAAATGTCATTGACAAAAAAGCTCTAGCCAATTTATTTGTTAACTATGGAGTCAAAGCATAAGATGACCTACCCCATCACTGAATACATAGAGCGCGCTATGGCGCACGCCGAATACAGTCTACTCGAAGAAGATTCCTTCGCAGGTCGAATTCCACTGTGTATTGGAGTATTGGCATTCGGCAAAACTTTGACCGCATGTCAAGAGGAATTGCGCTCGACCCTTGAAGACTGGATACTCATCGGATTGCGCTTGGGGCATGAATTGCCAGTCATCGATGGCATAGATCTTAGCATCAACATCGAGGCTGAACAACTTGAAGCCGTGTAAGCGCTTCGAGGCAATTCGCAAGATTCGCAAATTGGGGCTGACCGGACCGGTGAGCGGCGGCAAGCATCAGGCGATGATTTATCAAGACCGCTGTCGACTTGCTATTCCCTCGATCAAGGAATACGACGCCAAGCAACTCAAGATGTTACTGTCGGAACTTTCACTTATTTTGGGTCGCCGTATCTCGGACGACGTGTGGAACTCTCTATAACAACGGTTTTTATCGCATCCATATACAAACCCATGATCCGAGCATCAAAACCCGCCGCAGGCAAGATCACCGCGCAGGGCGAACTCGAAAGCGTCCTCGCCGGAGCCAACGCGATCATCATGGCCGACTTCACCGGCCTGCCGGTCGCCGACTTCGATCAGTTGCGGCTCAGTTGCTTCAAGAGCAACCTCCTGTTTATCGTCGCCAAGAACACCATCGCCAAACTGACGCTGGAGAAACTTGGCCACACCGGTCTGGACCAGATCCTGACCGGCCCGACCGGCTTTTGCATCGGCCGCGGCGATCCCGTTCAGCCGATCAAACTGCTCGCCGACTTCATCAAGGAGAAGCAGAAGGCCGCCATCAAAGGCGGGCTGGTCGATGGCCGGCTCTACGGCCCGGCTCAGATCGAACAACTAAGGAACATCCCGCCGCGGGAGGTGCTAATCGCCCAGATCGTCGGCGCGATTGCCAGCCCGCTCTCGGGCTTCGTTTTCGTTATTCAAGAGATACTCCGGTCGTTCGTATCGGTAGTCGATCAGGTCGCTCAAGCGGCCGAAGCGAATCCCGACGGACGCCCGGGCCTAACTGCATCAGGAGGATCCGTGCAAGCCATTATCGATGCCATCGAGAAGATGACCGTTCTCGAATTGGTCGAACTGAAGAAAGCCCTTGAGGATAAGTTCGGTGTAACCGCCGCCGCTCCGATGGCCTTCGCCGGCGCGATGCCGGGTATGGCTGGTGCCGCCGCGGCTCCCGCCGAGGAGGTCGAAGAGCAGACCGAGTTCACCGTCATGCTGATAGGTGCCGGCGAAAAGAAAATTCAGGTCATCAAGGAAGTCCGCGCGATCACCAGCCTCGGTCTGAAGGAAGCCAAAGACCTCGTCGATGGCGCTCCCAAGCCGGTCAAGGAAGGCATCTCGAAAGAAGAAGCACTGAAGATCAAAGCGCAGATCGAGGAAGCCGGCGGCACCGTCGAACTGAAGTAGGCTCAAGC
The sequence above is drawn from the Calditrichota bacterium genome and encodes:
- a CDS encoding type II toxin-antitoxin system HicA family toxin, with translation MNNLKPCKRFEAIRKIRKLGLTGPVSGGKHQAMIYQDRCRLAIPSIKEYDAKQLKMLLSELSLILGRRISDDVWNSL
- a CDS encoding 50S ribosomal protein L1 yields the protein MKESKRFKAIKVKVDRRIEHDLEQAVAKVKECATAKFDETVEIHINLGVDPRKADQMIRGTASLPHGIGKTVRLLVLAREEKAKEALEAGADHAGLDEFIEKIQGGWTDIDSIIATPDVMPQVGKVGKILGPRGLMPNPKTGTVTADVAGAVREVKAGRLSFRVDKTGILHIPVGKASFDKVKLVENIQSLLGTIQRLKPSTAKGQYVKAITLTSTMGPGVKVSRASAGVK
- a CDS encoding 50S ribosomal protein L7/L12, producing MIRASKPAAGKITAQGELESVLAGANAIIMADFTGLPVADFDQLRLSCFKSNLLFIVAKNTIAKLTLEKLGHTGLDQILTGPTGFCIGRGDPVQPIKLLADFIKEKQKAAIKGGLVDGRLYGPAQIEQLRNIPPREVLIAQIVGAIASPLSGFVFVIQEILRSFVSVVDQVAQAAEANPDGRPGLTASGGSVQAIIDAIEKMTVLELVELKKALEDKFGVTAAAPMAFAGAMPGMAGAAAAPAEEVEEQTEFTVMLIGAGEKKIQVIKEVRAITSLGLKEAKDLVDGAPKPVKEGISKEEALKIKAQIEEAGGTVELK
- a CDS encoding type II toxin-antitoxin system HicB family antitoxin, translated to MTYPITEYIERAMAHAEYSLLEEDSFAGRIPLCIGVLAFGKTLTACQEELRSTLEDWILIGLRLGHELPVIDGIDLSINIEAEQLEAV